A window of Rhipicephalus microplus isolate Deutch F79 chromosome X, USDA_Rmic, whole genome shotgun sequence genomic DNA:
AACACACAGCTTCGTCATCCACGCCTACATATGCTTGCTGAACATTCAGCATACCACAGCAAAGTGTAGTGTCATTTCCTGAAGTCTCATAGCACCAATTACCGACAGTACAAATATTTTTATTAAAACAGTTCTCAAAGGAATGTGACCAATCAAGCTTTCACAGTAGTATGTACTTTTCCTGGCTTGCAGagtgaaaaggaagaaaaaagaaaaagaaaacactcaCATAATTTGTTCAACTAAAAACGAGCAGGCAGTAACAAAAATCAGTCATACTTGCTGACTAGTAAGCTTTAACAGCCCATTTTCTCACAAAATGAAGTAGTTGACCATATATGCAACAACCACGAGTAAAAGTTGTTCGGTAAAAAAGTCACAACTAGGTACGTATAACAGGTTATAAATTGATTATAGATGATTCTTCAGCCCTGTAAAgttaaaaaacaaaatatttaatTCAAAGAGATCTATGGTATAATTCTATTCAAAAGTACATGCACCAGGACAATATAACTCAATGAACTGCACTTAAATGAAGAGTAGAAATTTCCTTTTACAACATATTCACTTTACTAGTAGCCATGCCTCTTTAGGGCCATAGGCAATAGCTTCACAAAACCCGAATGTTTGCACACACATGAACAACAATTAAGAAACAATAGTAGCTTGCACTAGTTGACGATTCAAAATGAACATGTTTGCAAAGTGCAAATGGAATGAGGGCAGAGGTGCCTGTGCTGTGTCTTCACTTCTACCCTTGTTCTGTTTGCACAGTGCAAACATGCCGAAGTTGAGAAAGTAGTTGGTGCTACAAATAAAGATATTGAATATGCAAGCCAAAACAAACGAAGGTTTTCAAAGGTGCATTCCACATATTCATCCTCCTGAAAAGCCAAAGTGACAGTGGCATTCTACTTCTGAGCGTGAAATTACACATTGCATTCTCAGTCACATATTGATGTAGAGTGGCATACTGATACATTTGTGTTTCGAGCTGAATTGCAAAATAAAGTTGCCAGGAGGGCAAATTTAATCTCAAGCTACCCGCTATGGTGTCCTTCACAAAAAAATTGTGGTTTCAGGACATTGAATACAATATGCTATAACTAAGTAAAACACACTAAGTAAAACATGCTAAGTAAAGCATTCACAATAAATATAAGTTCACCGAGTTGAGCAGTGCTTTATCATGGCTTAAGCCAACTTGAGCAATTCCTATCTTGTAAAGCACTCACTGTATCAAAACAGAATGTAGTAGCTTCACAAATTTTTCTTTTATCACTCTGCTATGGTTTCTAGGCAGCGGTGCTCTAGATGTGGCACTACATTCATTCAACAATGTGTATAGTTCCACAGCAATCCATGAAGGTGGGCTTCTTAGTAGGCCTGTATACCGACCAAAGAGATTTCCCTGAAAGATGTTCTTGCAAATTCGCTGCAAAGAATAGAATAAATTGTATTAAAAAAACAAACCCTCAGTTAAGGAGGCTACCACAATTGCACACAGACCATGCAGCTCTCCGAAGATAGCATGAATTTACAAAATTTTTTGTCGCAGGAGGTCTATAGTCTCTACAATGTTCAGGCAAGTACAACATTACCTTTTTAACTAAGGCTAAGTTATCAGCCTGCAATTATGTATTGATAGATTGCATGAATCATCATAGAACCTCTGGTTTTAGTCATAGATGCAGGTTCTTAATGTATTGGTGCTCCAACATGAAAGCTTTGATGACGTCAAAGCACCAATGTCTCGTGGTGGCTAAGTTGATTTGAAGTGATAAATGCACTACCGGAACGTTACTGGCCTTTGTGCGCGTATAACGAAAGAGCCTGCATGCAATGTGCAGATTAAATTAAAATGTCGTCACACACTGCCTCCCACAAGCTTTGTGCACCAATATGATGGTTTCAGTAATGTCAATGCAAGCCATCTATTACACAAGTAACTATATACGCATGCAGTGCACAAGAAGCCAATCACTAAAGCTAGCAGTGCATTCTTGTGGTGTCAGTAAACAAATCTCCACAAACAGAAATGTGGAAGTAAATATGTATTCACCTGTAGATTGTCATTGAGCACAGCAGGGTCACACTGACCCTGTGCATTACAGCGGCCAGCACAGTCGAAGAAATCACAGTCTTTGTCGGCTCTGCAGTGTCCTGCATTGGCAATGTTCGCTTGCACGGTTGAATGCAGCGCAAAAGCATCCAAGTCGAGCATCTTGACCAGACCTTTTACATCAACACCGAAATGGCTTGATTTCATGTCACACTGGTGAATTTCTTCCCCCATCACACTCTCCAGCACATCCACAGTCTTTAATATACGTAGCGCTATCATGGCACGATCCTTGAAGCTAAAAGCAGAGATATCGCTACGCTCTGGCGACCAACGCGTTTCCAACGGCGACAAGAACTCTACAGCATATGCATGACCACATGTCCCGAATATTTTTGGGACCACATCCAGGCCCTGAAGGGCCAAGTTAAACAGGTACTCTGTTTGTTGCAGCAGAGCGTAAATACTGTTCATTTCAGCAATGCTAAACCGTTTACCATAAAATGACTCGACCCACGTGAAATTGCGCCTAAAAATATAGTTGATCTGCAGGTTAACCATACGGATAAAAGTGTCATTGTCTGGATAATGACTGTTTCTGCTTCTGTCCGTCCAGTAGACAGGTTCTAAAGCGGTAATCAGCCGTTTTTTAGCTTTTACAACAATAGGTTCGAAGTTCCACAGTGCAGTGAAAACAATGTCTTTGCCGATGTGCTGAGTCTGACATTGGATCTTTGACAACTCTCGCGCACAGAACTGGGCGCAAAGGTTGCCGGATATCTCCCCTTTTCTGTAGGCATCGCActggaaaagagagaaaaaaaaaaaggacgttgGCGGCCATTCAAGAGTGTTGTACTAAGTGATAACGAAAAACTAGGCGGCTTAGAATAGATTCGTGGTTTACAGCGCAAAAGGACATAGAGGAGCAATAAAAGGATGTAACGAGCGCTGTCTTGCCTTTTTCTTACTCGTCACCGGCCCTTTGCGCTGCGAACAACCTATGCACGTTATACTTTGTACTCACGAGATTGTCCAGGAAGGCTTCTATATCGGAGTTCATACATCCCGGATAAGAGAGTTGAACTAGAAAAAACAGCACACCAACAAATATAAAGCAGCAAAGTATTTTTGCAGCTTTTGCCGATCGTCGTGATCTGAATATGTACTGAAATGCCTTCATGAACAAAGCATAATTATGCACGTTTCGTCAGAACATAATAGCGACCACTTCTCTGACATACCGGACTACTGTACATTAAATACGTGCGGAAATAATCGATGCCAAGACTGCCTCCAGCGATGCCGCGACCATATTGAAATCGCAGATGCGCCCCCGCTCGTCTAGAACGGAAAGCAAGCCAAAGTCGTGGGAGCGGCCGCAGCTCTAGGGCGCAAAGTTTGAACATGAAGAAATGTCCCCTCTTACATATTCTGAAGCGATCCACGCCAGGAGCGTAGGCAGAAAacttttcggggggaggggggtaatCATACTTTATGGGTAAtcatactttatatatatatatatatatatatatatatatatatatatatatatatatatatatatatgaaggtatgggatacggcacaacgggagcgttgtcaacaaggataaatatatttatttcccaagagttttgggaggggtcctcACATGAACtaccaaacttcgttgctgccgcgtccctctcgccttgaacgatgtttgcgagagtgagagggaactaaaaaaaggaaagaaaaaaaacaaaaagggcgaagaaaaaagacgaaaaaaaagaaagaaaagaaa
This region includes:
- the aln gene encoding divergent protein kinase domain 1C is translated as MKAFQYIFRSRRSAKAAKILCCFIFVGVLFFLVQLSYPGCMNSDIEAFLDNLCDAYRKGEISGNLCAQFCARELSKIQCQTQHIGKDIVFTALWNFEPIVVKAKKRLITALEPVYWTDRSRNSHYPDNDTFIRMVNLQINYIFRRNFTWVESFYGKRFSIAEMNSIYALLQQTEYLFNLALQGLDVVPKIFGTCGHAYAVEFLSPLETRWSPERSDISAFSFKDRAMIALRILKTVDVLESVMGEEIHQCDMKSSHFGVDVKGLVKMLDLDAFALHSTVQANIANAGHCRADKDCDFFDCAGRCNAQGQCDPAVLNDNLQRICKNIFQGNLFGRYTGLLRSPPSWIAVELYTLLNECSATSRAPLPRNHSRVIKEKFVKLLHSVLIQ